DNA from Comamonas serinivorans:
GCGTTCAGAAATCGCCGAACTGCTGGAACTGCCCTTTGATTTCATTTTCTTCACAGGCAGTGCCGCTGTCGGCAAGGTGGTGATGCGGGCAGCAGCTGAGCACCTCACGCCCGTCATCCTGGAGCTCGGCGGTCAAAATCCGACCGTTGTGGACGCATCCGCCAACCTGGACGTGGCTGTGGACCAGATTGCCTGGGGACACAATGCCATTTCTGGCCAATGGTGTATTGCGCCAGGCTATGTGTACGTGCACCGTTCCATTGCCGACGACTTCATCGCGCGCCTCAAGCGGTCGATCACGGCGATGTATGGTGAGGACCCCAGCCTCAGTCCGGATTTTGCCCGCATGATCAGCGAGCATGATGCCGGGCGCGTGGTGTCTTACATTCAACCCGAGAAGGTGGTGCATGGCGGTCGCTTCGACGTGCAGGCGCGCTATGTGGAGCCAACGATTCTGTACCCCAGCACCTGGGATGATCCAGCGATGCAGCAAGAGATTTTCGGTCCGGTTCTGCCTGTGCTGCCCTACGATGATCTGAGTGAGGTCATCGACACCATCAAGCGCAAACCCAAAGCCTTGGCGGCTTACATCTTCAGCAAGAACCAGGTGGACATTGATCGCTTCCTGAAGAGCGTGTCCTTTGGCGGTGGGTGTGTGAACCAGACCAACCTTCATTGCTGGATTGACAGCTTGCCCTTTGGTGGTGTGGGGATGAGCGGCATGGGCAAATACTACGGAAAGGCGGGATTCGACGCCTTGTCCAACACAAAATCACTGCTCATTGGCAACCCGGACAAGCTGCTGGATGTGTTTCCTCCCTATGCAGGCAAGGACATCGCGCGCAATTTGAGTGTGTTTGCCGGCTGAGTCATGCGGAGTGCGTGGCGCTTTCGAGAGAGCAATGCCTGACTTGTCGACCGAGATGGCCAAGGTCCGGGGGGCGCTTCCGCGATCTACACACCAAAGCGTTGAACGACGTGAGGCAGAGCGGCTGGGTAGGGCCCGGTGTGGCCCGAAAAGCCAGGACCATGGAGGTGCACGCCGCTCACTGACGGATGATGAATCCGCTCATGCCTGTGAAAGGCGTTGACCAGACAAAAGGGCTTAGCTCTTTCGAGCTAAGCCCTTGAATCAATTGGTCGGAGCGGCGGGATTCGAACTCGCGACCCTCTGCTCCCAAAGCAGATGCGCTACCAGACTGCGCTACGCTCCGACGAAGCTGGCATTCTACTCTGAAATTTGATGAATCTGCCGAAGTGCTTCATCATTTCTCAGTGGACATTGGTGGAGTACATCGAAATCACCATCGATGCCCTCACGCCACGCCCCCAGACATGGCGCGAGAACCCGGATCAGACGCGCTCGATGATGATCGCCGGGGCCATGCCGCCAGCAGCGCACATCGTGACCAGACCACGCTTCAGATCGCGGCGTTCCAGCTCGTCCAGTACCGTACCGATCAGCAGCGAACCCGTTGCGCCGATGGGGTGGCCCAGGGCCATGGCGCCGCCGTTGACGTTGACCTTGTCGCGGTTCAGCTTCAGGTCACGGATGAACTTCTCGGCCACCACGGCGAAGGCTTCGTTGATTTCCCACAGGTCGATGTCGTCCACCGTCAGGCCGGCCTTGGCCAGCACCTTGCGGGCAGCAGGCACGGGAGCGTTCAGCATCAGGGTGGCGCTGTCGCCCACGTTGGCCATGGCCACGATGCGCGCGCGGGGCTTGAGGCCGCGCTTCTTGATGTAGTCGCCCGAAGCCAGCAGCAAGCCACCCGAGCCGTCCACCACGCCCGAGCTGTTGCCGGCATGGTGCACATAGTTGATGTTCAGCTCAGGGAAGACCTTGCGGATCATGCCGGCGTAGGTGTTGCCGAATTCATCGATGGGCTTTTCCGCCATCACTTCAAAAGCGGGCTTGAGCGAGGCCAGGCCTTCGAGCGTCGTTTGCGGACGAGGGAACTCTTCGTGGGCCAGCGCCACGCTGCCGTCTTCGTTGAGCACGGGCACCAGGCTGCGTTCAAAGCGATTTTCGGCAATGGCTTTGGCGGCACGCTGCTGGCTTTCATAGGCCAGCTCATCCAGCGCGCTGCGGGGAATGCCTTCCAACGTGGCGATGGCATCGGCGCACACGCCTTGGTGCGACTGCGGCACGGTGTTGCGCAGGTGCAGGTTGCCCGCATCCATCAGGTTGGGCTTGGTTGGGTCCGCCAGCGTGGCGGTGTAGCTCATCATTTCGCAGCCGCCTGCGATGACCAAATCTTCAAAGCCGGCAGCCACGGTGGCGGCGGCGAAGTTCACCGCGGTGATGCCCGAACCGCAGAAGCGGTCCAGGGTGACGCCGCTGGCCTTTGGGTTGTAGCCAGCGTCGAGCAGGGCCATGCGGGCCATGTCGCGGCTTTGTTTGCCTTGCTGGGTCGAGGTGCCCCAGATCACGTCGTCGACTTCGGCCGTGTCAATCTGGTTGCGCTCGGCCAGGGCCTTCAGCACCGTGGCGGCCAGGTGCTGGGGGTGGAAGTCGGCCAGGGCACCTTTGCCCACTTTGCCAATGCCGCGAGGGGTGCGGCAAGCGTCGATGATGTATGCGTCGGACATGGTTGGATCTAGTGTGTTGCGAACGTTGCGAGCCTAGCCCAGCTTGGCGGCCTCGTCATTCTCCAAGGTGACCTGCCGCCTGAAAAGCGACCGCGTTGCCAGGCCTTTGCCGCATGAGTGCCGAATGATTGGCAAAGGTATATGCAAGTTCTCGTTGATGAAGCGAGGAATCTGAATGAATACTGGCAAATGAGTGAGGCAATGCATGCAATGGGAAATGTGCTTTGCGGACCTGAACGCACCCTTTGCGTACGCCACGACGCGGCCAAACAGTTCGCGCGGCTGCCAGCCTCCGCCTGGAGTGGCAAGGGGACCGAGCCGCAGCAAGAAGCCCGCTGGTGCGGGCTCTTTGCTGGCAGGCGGGGTGTCGCTTACTCCACTTTCACACCCAGTTCGCGCACGTACTTGCCTTCCTCGGCGTAAAGGTCGTGCGCATAGCGCGTGTAGGTGGGGCTGTCCATGAACAGGGCAGGTTGGTCGTCGCGCATCAGCATGCGCTTGAAGTCGGAGTCTTGCGAGGCCTTTTGGAACGCGTCCTGCAGCACCTGGATGATTTTGGGGTCCATGCCGGCCGGGCCCCCAATGCCCCAGGAGCTTTTGGCCACCAGGTCGAAGCCCTGCTCGCGCAAGGTGGGGGTGTCAGGCCGGCTGGGGACGCGGTCGGCCAGGAAAATGCCCAGCGAACGCAGCTTGCCGCCGTTCACGTGGGTGCCGAAGGCGGCCTCGGGGCTGAAATCGACGTGGCCGCCCAGCACGGCCGAGAAGATCTCCGTCGAGCTTTTGAACGGCACCATGTTGAACTGGGCGCCGGTCATCTTCTCCAGGCGCAGCATCATGAGGTGGCTGGTGCCGCCCTTGCCCGTGGTGCCGTAGCTGAGCTTGCCGGGGTTGGCCCTGCCGAAGGCGACGAGGTCTTTCACCGACTTGAACGGCGATTCTTGCGGCACGGTGATGCCGAAGGTGTAGGCCGTGATGTTGGCGATGTAGGTGAAGTCCTTGAGCGGGTCGAACGGCACCTTTTGCAGGTGCGGCAGGCGGAACAGCGTTGCCGGCGTCATGCACAGGCTGTAGCCGTCGGGCGCAGCGCGCTGCGCGACCTGCGAGGCCCCGAGTGTGGCCGACAGGCCGGGGCGGTTCTCGATGACGATGCTCTGACCCAGCGCCATGCTCGCTGCCTTGGCCAGCGCACGGGCTTGCACGTCGGTGCCCCCACCGGCACCGAAGCCGACCACCAGGGTGATGGGCTTGCTGGGGAACACATCGGCGGCACGCAGGCTGGGGGCGGCCATCAGGGGGGCCATGCCCATCAGGGCGGCGGCACGGCGGCGGGTCATGGGCATGCAGGTCTCCTGGATGAGTGAGGACCGCATGCTCGGGCCGAGCCGATGCGCGTGCCACCGGGCAAACCCGCCTGGCCGCGGTGACGAATCACCCAAGGGACATGGTGCTGTGCTTGGAGGCGGAGCCTCACCTCGACCCAGCCAACGCGTGAGGTCATGGAGTCCGATCCGCTGTCAGCGGCACGTGCGGGCCACAGAACGCATGGGTTCGACACCCCAACCAGGTGCGTGCAACAGGCGGTGCCTGTTGTGTGGTGATAATTCTTGAAGGGGTATACCCAGCTTTCCGTTAACAAGAAAACGAGAGGCGCGCCATACCCATCATTTCCGTACAAACGCTGGCTTTCATCGGCGTAGCTGCCAGGGGCTGACGCGCGTGGCCCAGGCGATACGTGGCCCACAGCGTGCGGACGAGGGCGTCAGCGCCGGCCGCGGTTCATCAGGGCGGTGCCGGCCACCGCCAGGACGCCGCCGGCAATGGTGGCGGCATCGATGTATTCGCCCAGCAGCAGGGCCGAGCTGACCACGCCGACCACGGGCACCAGCGTGATGTAGCCCGCGGCCGCCCCGGCGCCCAGGGCCTTCACGCCGTCGAAGTACCAGGCATAGGCGATGGCGGTGGCGCCCAGCGCCAGGAACAGCAGGGCTTGCCAGGCGGCCGCGCCAGACTGAAGGGCGGCGCCAAACCCGGCCGGGCCCTCGACCACCAGGCTGGCCGCGGTGAGCAAGGCTGCGCCCAGCGTCGCGGTGACGGCGGTGGTGGCCAGCGCATCGACCCCGACCAGCAGCCAGCGGCCCAGCAGCGTGTACACCACCCAGCACAGCACGCAGCCCACGATCAGCAGTTCGCCACGCCCGACAGCCCCTTGCAGCAGCAACCACGGTTGGCCGTGCGAGATGACGATGACCGCCCCCAGGGCCGCAATCGCCATGCCCAGGCCGATCGTGCGGTTGATGCGCTCGCGAAACAGCCAGCTCGCGGCCACCAGCGTGATGACGGGGTTCAGGGTGACGATCAGGGCGGCCTTGCCCGCGGGCAGGTGCTGCAGGCCCATCAAAAAGCACAGCGCATAGCCGAACACCCCGGTCAGTGCCGCCGCGGTCATGCCCAGCCACAGCCGTCCGTCCCAGGCGCGCAACAACCCAAGCCCCCGCGTGCGGTGCAGCCAGATCAACAACACGGCGCTGGCCATCAGAAAGCGCAGCGCCGCCGCAGCCATGGGCGGCATGGCCTGGGCCACGACGCGGCCGGCGGGCCACGAGGCGCCCCAGAGCACCACCATGCCCAGCAGGCGCAGGTGCGGGGCCCAGTGGACGGCGCTGCTCATGGCGCCTCCACGCGCTGCCGCATGCCGGTGCTGGCCGTGATGGCGCAGCCGATGGAGGCAGCCATCACGCAGGCGATCGCCAGCCACTGGAACGCGGTCAGGCGCTCGTGCAGCAGCACCCAGCCCAGCATCGCCGCCATGGCGGGCTCGGTGCTGGTCAGCACGCCGAACGTCTCTTTGGGCAGGCGCTGCAGCGCGAACATTTCCAGCGAAATGGGGATGGCGCTGGACACGATGGCCACCCCCAGCGCGAACACCAGCAGGCCCGGGTCCAGCAGCAGGGGGCCTGCATGCCACACGCCCACCGGCACCACCACCAGCGCTGCAAAGCACATGCCCCAGGCCACCACGGCGCCGCCCGGCAAAGTGCCGGCCCGCTTGCCATAGACGATGTAGGCGGCCCAGAACACCGCCGCGCCCAGCGCGTAGGCAACGCCCGAGGGGTCCAGGGCCTGATCGGCGCCTTGCCAGGGCAGCAGCAAGCAGAGGCCGACCACCGCCAGCGCGATCCACACGGCATCCAGGCGCCGCCGCATGCCCATCAAGGCCACCGCCAGCGGCCCGGTGAATTCGATCGCCACCGCCAGTCCGAACGGGATGGTGCGGATGGCCATGTAGAACAGCAGGTTCATCAACCCGAGCGCCAGGCCGTACTGCATGACGGCGCGCCAGTCGCTGCGGGTGAGCCGCCAGCGCCACGGCCGGAAGATCAGCGTCAGCACCAGGGCCGAGAAGCCCACGCGCAGCCCGCTGGTGCCTTGTGCGCCGATGAGCGGGAACAGCTGCTTGGCGAACGAGGTGCCCAGGCCCAGGGCCGCGACCGAGCCCAACACAGCAGCCGTGGCGATCAACACCTGGCGCGATGACGAGGACATGGGGAGCAGCCTTTTGGAAAAAACGAGAGTATGCCGCCATGCCCGTTGATCATTGAGCGGGAATGGTGGCATACCCCAATAAAAACGAAACGCCCTCAAAGAGGGCGCATGGGGCTGGAGCAGCCGGTGGGGCAGGTGGACGACAGGCCATCTGCCGGGTTGCTCCTCAAAGGCTCAGCGCGCATCGCAGGGCGGCACGCGCATCACCTGGGTGGACGGATTCAGCGGCCGTTGAGCGAACGCCAGCCGTTGCCGCCGCCGTTGCTGCTTCCGCCGCCACCACCACCGCCACTGCGCGAACGGCTGCGGCCACGGCCGCCGCCATTGCCCGCGCCGCCACCGAAGTGGTTGCCGCCACGGTTGCCGCCGGCACCGCCGCCGCCGCCATAGCGCTTGCCGGCGCCCATGGCATCGATGCTGGTGCGCATCGGATCCGGCTGCGAACCCGGCGCGGCCGGACGGCGCACGCCGTTGCTGCGGCGGTTGTGCAGGTTGGTTTGCAACGGGTCGACGTTGCGTGGCAGGCGTTCCAGATCGGGATCGTAGTCCTCGTCGAAGTCGGCGCGTTCACGGGGCTGGGCGCGCTGACCGTCGTTGCGGTCCTGGCCATAGGGCGCGCGGCTGCGGCGGTTGCGACCGCCGCCCTCGCCATCGGCGCGAGGCTCGCGCATCGGTGCGTGGCCGGCTTCGCCATCAACGCGCTCCTGGAAGTCGGCGCGCGGTGCCGCGCTGCCGCCGGCACCATTGCCGCGGCGGCGGCTGCGGTTGTGGCCCTGGCCCGGACGGCCATCGGCGCTGGCAGCCTGGCCGGCATTGCCACGCGCCGGGCGTTGGGCGTTGCCGCGTGCCGGGCGCTGGCCGTCGGCTTCCGCGTCGCCATCGGCACGCTTGGGCTTTTGCCCTTGCGTGGCCTTGTTGTCGCGGATGCGCTGCATCATTTCCTGGCGCGCGGCCTTGGCGGCAGCGGCCATCACGTCGCGGCTGGGCGGCTTGCCCAGGCCGCCCCACAGGGTCTGGCGTCCCATGGCGATGGGTTCGGCGCGCTCGCCTTCTTCGGGGCCGAAGCCGTCGAGCATCTGGGCGGGGATCTCCTGCTTGGTGAAGCGTTCGATCTCCATCATGAAGCCTTCTTCGTCCATGCAGACCAAGCTCACGGCGTGTCCATCGGCGCCGGCGCGGCCGGTGCGGCCGATGCGGTGCACGTAGTCTTCCGGCACGTTGGGAATTTCGTAGTTCACGACGTGCGGCAGGTCTTCGATGTCGATGCCACGGGCGGCGATGTCGGTCGCCACCAGCGCGCGCAACTCACCGCTCTTGAAGCCGGCCAGGGCCTGCGTGCGGGCGGTCTGGCTCTTGTTGCCGTGCAAGGCCATGGCCTGTACGCCGTTCTTGGTCAGGTACTCGGCCACGCTGTTGGCACCGTACTTGGTGCGCGTGAAGACCAGCACCTGGCTCCAGTTGTGCTGCTCGATGATGGACAGCAAGGCAGCCTTTTTCTTGCCGCGGCCCACCGGGTGGATGAGCTGCGTGATGCGCTGCACCGTCGTGTTGGGCGGCGTCACCTGGATGCTCTTGGGCGAGTGCAGCAGGCCGTTGGCCAGCTCGCGGATCTCGTTGCTGAAGGTGGCCGAGAACAGCAGGCTTTGCTTGTCCTTGGGCAGCAGCTTGAGCACCTTCTTCACGTCGTGGATGAAGCCCATGTCCAGCATGCGGTCGGCTTCGTCCAGCACCAGGATTTCGACCGTGGACAGGTCGAGGTAGCCCTGGTCCTGCAGGTCGAGCAGGCGACCCGGTGTGGCCACCAGCACGTCCACGCCCTTGGCGAGGCGGTCGATCTGCGGCTTCATGCCCACGCCGCCGAAGATCACGGTGGAGTTCAGCTGGGGCAGGTTCTTGCAATAGGCGCGGACGTTGTCGTCGATCTGTGCGGCCAGCTCGCGCGTGGGGGTCAGCACCAGGGCGCGCACGGCCTTGCCGCCGAATTTGCTCTTGCCGGCGGCTTGCTGGCTCAGCTTGTTCAGCAAGGGCAGGGCGAAGGCGGCTGTTTTGCCGGTGCCGGTCTGGGCGCCGGCCAGCAGATCATGGCCTTCCAGAACCAGGGGAATGGCTTGCGCTTGAATCGGAGTCGGGGCGTCGTAGCCCATGTCGCGCACGGCGTCCAGGATGGCTGGCGCCAGATTCAAATCATCAAATGTCATGTTGGAGCGCCACAACCGATTTTTGTTTTGGGCGCGGGTGCCAGGGTCATGGCCGGCTTCTTGCGTTGGAAGACTGGTCAGTGTCAAACCCGGGCGGTTTCAAAAATGGGAGCCGGAATGTGCTTCTTCGTCCCCAGCCGATTGCTGTGATCGCGAGCTCACTGCGGTTCGCGACCCATGCATTGTGACACAGGCGTGGACAGGTCTTGTGGCGCTGCCGTGTTTTCCGCGCGGCGCCAGGGTTGACGCCGGTTTGCGGAGGGTGCTGCCGCTGACGGGGCGACCGGCCGTGGGATGGTCCGCCCATGCGGGCGCATGGCCGCCGGGTGGTCGCTGCGGCCCGTGCCGTCAGACCGTGAGGCCGAGTTCGCGCGCGTCGCGTTCGTAGTGCGGGTACGAGGCTTTCATCACCGCGCTGTTCAGGATCATCTCGGCCACCAGCGTGCGGCTGGGCAGCTCGAACACCCGGGTGCGGATCCAGGCCGACTCGGTGCGCGCGCTCTCGCTCAGGGCGATGATTTCGCGCTCCAGCGC
Protein-coding regions in this window:
- a CDS encoding aldehyde dehydrogenase family protein, translating into MPIPSGLESEGYRGVIHKEPYGSTLVIGPFNAPVLLLLDPAIAALAAGNPVVLKPANTTPTVAALFQKLIPEYFAPEAVAIVTGGRSEIAELLELPFDFIFFTGSAAVGKVVMRAAAEHLTPVILELGGQNPTVVDASANLDVAVDQIAWGHNAISGQWCIAPGYVYVHRSIADDFIARLKRSITAMYGEDPSLSPDFARMISEHDAGRVVSYIQPEKVVHGGRFDVQARYVEPTILYPSTWDDPAMQQEIFGPVLPVLPYDDLSEVIDTIKRKPKALAAYIFSKNQVDIDRFLKSVSFGGGCVNQTNLHCWIDSLPFGGVGMSGMGKYYGKAGFDALSNTKSLLIGNPDKLLDVFPPYAGKDIARNLSVFAG
- a CDS encoding acetyl-CoA C-acetyltransferase, with amino-acid sequence MSDAYIIDACRTPRGIGKVGKGALADFHPQHLAATVLKALAERNQIDTAEVDDVIWGTSTQQGKQSRDMARMALLDAGYNPKASGVTLDRFCGSGITAVNFAAATVAAGFEDLVIAGGCEMMSYTATLADPTKPNLMDAGNLHLRNTVPQSHQGVCADAIATLEGIPRSALDELAYESQQRAAKAIAENRFERSLVPVLNEDGSVALAHEEFPRPQTTLEGLASLKPAFEVMAEKPIDEFGNTYAGMIRKVFPELNINYVHHAGNSSGVVDGSGGLLLASGDYIKKRGLKPRARIVAMANVGDSATLMLNAPVPAARKVLAKAGLTVDDIDLWEINEAFAVVAEKFIRDLKLNRDKVNVNGGAMALGHPIGATGSLLIGTVLDELERRDLKRGLVTMCAAGGMAPAIIIERV
- a CDS encoding Bug family tripartite tricarboxylate transporter substrate binding protein, producing MPMTRRRAAALMGMAPLMAAPSLRAADVFPSKPITLVVGFGAGGGTDVQARALAKAASMALGQSIVIENRPGLSATLGASQVAQRAAPDGYSLCMTPATLFRLPHLQKVPFDPLKDFTYIANITAYTFGITVPQESPFKSVKDLVAFGRANPGKLSYGTTGKGGTSHLMMLRLEKMTGAQFNMVPFKSSTEIFSAVLGGHVDFSPEAAFGTHVNGGKLRSLGIFLADRVPSRPDTPTLREQGFDLVAKSSWGIGGPAGMDPKIIQVLQDAFQKASQDSDFKRMLMRDDQPALFMDSPTYTRYAHDLYAEEGKYVRELGVKVE
- a CDS encoding DMT family transporter → MSSAVHWAPHLRLLGMVVLWGASWPAGRVVAQAMPPMAAAALRFLMASAVLLIWLHRTRGLGLLRAWDGRLWLGMTAAALTGVFGYALCFLMGLQHLPAGKAALIVTLNPVITLVAASWLFRERINRTIGLGMAIAALGAVIVISHGQPWLLLQGAVGRGELLIVGCVLCWVVYTLLGRWLLVGVDALATTAVTATLGAALLTAASLVVEGPAGFGAALQSGAAAWQALLFLALGATAIAYAWYFDGVKALGAGAAAGYITLVPVVGVVSSALLLGEYIDAATIAGGVLAVAGTALMNRGRR
- a CDS encoding EamA family transporter, which codes for MSSSSRQVLIATAAVLGSVAALGLGTSFAKQLFPLIGAQGTSGLRVGFSALVLTLIFRPWRWRLTRSDWRAVMQYGLALGLMNLLFYMAIRTIPFGLAVAIEFTGPLAVALMGMRRRLDAVWIALAVVGLCLLLPWQGADQALDPSGVAYALGAAVFWAAYIVYGKRAGTLPGGAVVAWGMCFAALVVVPVGVWHAGPLLLDPGLLVFALGVAIVSSAIPISLEMFALQRLPKETFGVLTSTEPAMAAMLGWVLLHERLTAFQWLAIACVMAASIGCAITASTGMRQRVEAP
- a CDS encoding DEAD/DEAH box helicase; translated protein: MTFDDLNLAPAILDAVRDMGYDAPTPIQAQAIPLVLEGHDLLAGAQTGTGKTAAFALPLLNKLSQQAAGKSKFGGKAVRALVLTPTRELAAQIDDNVRAYCKNLPQLNSTVIFGGVGMKPQIDRLAKGVDVLVATPGRLLDLQDQGYLDLSTVEILVLDEADRMLDMGFIHDVKKVLKLLPKDKQSLLFSATFSNEIRELANGLLHSPKSIQVTPPNTTVQRITQLIHPVGRGKKKAALLSIIEQHNWSQVLVFTRTKYGANSVAEYLTKNGVQAMALHGNKSQTARTQALAGFKSGELRALVATDIAARGIDIEDLPHVVNYEIPNVPEDYVHRIGRTGRAGADGHAVSLVCMDEEGFMMEIERFTKQEIPAQMLDGFGPEEGERAEPIAMGRQTLWGGLGKPPSRDVMAAAAKAARQEMMQRIRDNKATQGQKPKRADGDAEADGQRPARGNAQRPARGNAGQAASADGRPGQGHNRSRRRGNGAGGSAAPRADFQERVDGEAGHAPMREPRADGEGGGRNRRSRAPYGQDRNDGQRAQPRERADFDEDYDPDLERLPRNVDPLQTNLHNRRSNGVRRPAAPGSQPDPMRTSIDAMGAGKRYGGGGGAGGNRGGNHFGGGAGNGGGRGRSRSRSGGGGGGGSSNGGGNGWRSLNGR